From Ignisphaera aggregans DSM 17230, the proteins below share one genomic window:
- a CDS encoding HAD-superfamily hydrolase, subfamily IA, variant 1 (COGs: COG1011 hydrolase (HAD superfamily)~InterPro IPR005834:IPR006439~KEGG: dka:DKAM_0201 predicted hydrolase (HAD superfamily)~PFAM: Haloacid dehalogenase domain protein hydrolase~SPTR: B8D2Y2 Predicted hydrolase (HAD superfamily)~TIGRFAM: HAD-superfamily hydrolase, subfamily IA, variant 1~PFAM: haloacid dehalogenase-like hydrolase~TIGRFAM: haloacid dehalogenase superfamily, subfamily IA, variant 1 with third motif having Dx(3-4)D or Dx(3-4)E) — MAIKVVSFDVWGTLLDTDKMFNAIISQLSNTLGIDVDRVGNILLSVYSDVKDLRRYGDVDGFEIVMLSQKMLADRLGIDVERISMAIENTFSSIDPNSLLYSDTLSSLEILKRLGFRIGIIGNTVFWGSICTRRLLRETGISRYIEIQVFSDELRIQKPDRRIFLEFCRKLDVKPYEVIHIGDSVIEDIGGALSSGMKAIYIDRNGTTLGGARYIAIKSLGIGIIRTLNDIANIIEELS, encoded by the coding sequence TTGGCTATAAAAGTTGTCTCCTTTGATGTTTGGGGAACTCTACTAGATACTGATAAGATGTTCAATGCTATTATATCTCAGCTATCAAATACCCTGGGTATTGATGTTGATAGAGTTGGAAATATTTTGCTATCTGTATATAGTGATGTAAAGGATTTGAGGAGGTATGGTGATGTAGATGGATTTGAAATTGTTATGTTATCACAGAAAATGCTTGCTGATAGACTTGGTATTGATGTTGAGAGAATATCTATGGCTATAGAAAATACATTTAGTTCTATAGATCCAAATAGTCTTCTATACAGCGATACTCTATCCTCTCTAGAGATTCTAAAAAGACTTGGATTTAGAATAGGGATTATTGGAAATACTGTTTTCTGGGGAAGCATATGTACCAGAAGACTGCTTAGGGAGACAGGGATATCTAGATATATAGAGATACAGGTATTCTCAGATGAGCTTAGGATACAGAAACCAGATAGAAGGATATTTCTAGAGTTCTGTAGAAAGCTAGATGTTAAACCATATGAGGTTATACATATTGGGGATAGCGTTATAGAGGATATAGGGGGAGCACTATCATCAGGTATGAAAGCTATATACATAGATAGAAATGGTACTACTCTAGGTGGGGCAAGGTATATAGCTATAAAGAGTCTTGGCATAGGGATAATAAGAACACTTAACGATATAGCTAATATCATTGAGGAACTAAGCTAG
- a CDS encoding flagellin (COGs: COG1681 flagellin~InterPro IPR002774:IPR013373~KEGG: ape:APE_1905 flagellin-like protein~PFAM: flagellin~SPTR: Q9YAN8 Probable flagellin 1~PFAM: Archaebacterial flagellin~TIGRFAM: archaeal flagellin N-terminal-like domain) gives MGKTNRKTLKRGIVGIEAAIVMIAFVIVAAALAFVVLNMGFFTTQQSRQVMQRGLGESSSALMVDGSVVATVDTSISRISYIYVPIKLSTGQYMVDLTPGKSIVGYWSPQRGIAIANTYLMAVLTPVDTPDTLANITKTVVNLGETQEIYNLTKDPNGNFYLLTPNTQGGTNTYDINSGATYKIVSTMAAPKISGKKGDVLKFYVYECVSSITYRKITETSDQDYNLELKSGTASVKVKFDGNPVTQTYKGYIIYNEPLQQVVTTIRAVNGTSTSGSTITIDQNAYYVEVSISCSRLPYAFVIGLPDDVDSTGLTFKEFFAKFAGGKVVTVMDWVAKVNDDTVLDPGEKILMLTYYNDNTAMPQSYDTIKLEVRVPIGAPLTIERNVPPSLTQGVVDLG, from the coding sequence ATGGGTAAAACAAATAGGAAAACACTGAAAAGAGGAATAGTGGGTATAGAAGCAGCAATAGTAATGATAGCATTCGTAATAGTAGCAGCAGCACTAGCATTCGTAGTACTAAACATGGGATTCTTCACAACACAGCAAAGCAGACAAGTAATGCAGAGAGGTTTGGGAGAATCTAGCAGCGCACTAATGGTAGACGGCTCAGTTGTAGCAACAGTAGATACTTCTATCTCTAGAATAAGTTATATCTATGTACCTATAAAGCTATCAACAGGACAATACATGGTAGATCTAACACCAGGCAAATCAATAGTAGGTTACTGGAGCCCACAAAGAGGAATAGCAATAGCAAACACCTATCTAATGGCAGTACTAACACCAGTAGACACACCAGATACATTGGCAAATATAACTAAAACAGTAGTCAACCTTGGAGAAACACAGGAGATTTACAACCTGACTAAAGATCCCAATGGCAATTTCTACCTCCTAACCCCCAACACTCAAGGTGGCACTAATACCTACGATATTAATAGTGGTGCTACATATAAAATAGTAAGTACAATGGCTGCTCCAAAAATTAGTGGAAAGAAAGGAGATGTGCTGAAATTCTATGTATATGAATGTGTATCAAGTATAACATATAGGAAAATCACAGAAACTAGTGATCAGGATTATAATCTAGAGCTTAAAAGTGGTACAGCCAGTGTTAAAGTTAAGTTTGATGGAAATCCAGTAACTCAGACCTATAAAGGATACATTATTTATAATGAGCCTTTACAACAAGTTGTTACCACTATAAGAGCTGTAAATGGCACTAGTACATCTGGGAGCACTATTACGATTGACCAGAATGCGTATTATGTTGAGGTAAGCATATCATGTAGCAGACTACCATATGCTTTTGTCATTGGTTTGCCTGATGATGTTGATTCCACTGGTTTAACATTTAAGGAGTTCTTTGCTAAGTTTGCTGGTGGTAAGGTTGTTACTGTTATGGACTGGGTTGCCAAGGTTAATGATGATACTGTGCTTGATCCTGGTGAAAAGATTTTGATGCTGACATACTATAATGATAATACTGCAATGCCGCAGAGCTATGATACTATTAAGCTTGAGGTTAGAGTGCCTATAGGTGCTCCACTAACTATTGAGAGGAATGTACCTCCAAGTCTTACCCAGGGTGTTGTCGACCTAGGCTAA
- a CDS encoding type II secretion system protein E (COGs: COG0630 Type IV secretory pathway VirB11 protein involved in flagella biosynthesis~InterPro IPR001482:IPR003593~KEGG: hbu:Hbut_0213 TypeII/TypeIV secretory system protein, ATPase~PFAM: type II secretion system protein E~SMART: AAA ATPase~SPTR: A2BJC4 TypeII/TypeIV secretory system protein, ATPase~PFAM: Type II/IV secretion system protein), which yields MAVEGIRVLERYSVGFNNLVSVSILEDFHGKHIYVVDEPKLDEDSSKFLEYVYNFILGDVNLLRRVTSFSSFDEGFEPVRSIVVDICRKLYRRCKFSDDILTAVVYYILRDFVGYGEIDPFLRDPNIEDITCDGVGIPIYVFHSSYEWLETNKILSHLQLEKVVRRLAYRAGREVSVAQPIVEGILRPEGYRVHIALDTVSLRGHSFTIRRFREFPYTIVDLITRGMIDPGIAALLWLVAENRQGIIFYGPTGSGKTTLLNAIAMLIPPELKIVTVEDTPEIRLPLHDNWVSTVTRLSNDPHIQSITLQTQVESAMRQRPDILILGEIRSREAYSFFQAVSTGHGGLTTVHAESVESLIKRLVAPPMSVPKALVSTSKLFVQVRRIVEQGKVIRRVPYIHEVDDYDPISDRIIVKTLAIFNGERGRWFIDLKSSKTLRDIAENILVSYSDVIEDLYRRAQILLYAYKSNLDLVSLHILARRYRRNPEETYREVLKSLGGMAYEFEILEKVERKTI from the coding sequence ATGGCTGTAGAAGGTATTAGGGTTTTAGAGAGATATAGTGTTGGTTTTAATAATCTTGTTTCTGTTTCTATTTTAGAGGATTTTCATGGGAAGCATATATATGTTGTTGATGAGCCTAAGCTTGATGAGGATTCCTCTAAGTTTCTTGAATATGTATACAACTTTATTCTAGGTGATGTCAATCTTCTTAGGAGGGTAACATCTTTCTCTAGTTTTGATGAGGGTTTTGAGCCTGTTAGGAGTATTGTTGTTGATATATGTAGAAAACTTTATAGGAGGTGCAAGTTCTCTGACGATATTCTTACAGCTGTTGTATACTATATACTGAGGGATTTTGTTGGATATGGAGAGATAGATCCCTTTCTTAGGGATCCAAATATAGAGGATATTACATGTGATGGTGTTGGAATACCTATATATGTCTTCCACTCATCCTATGAGTGGCTAGAGACAAATAAGATACTGAGTCATTTACAGCTTGAGAAGGTTGTTAGGAGGCTTGCATATAGAGCTGGTAGAGAGGTTAGTGTTGCTCAGCCTATTGTAGAGGGTATTCTTAGGCCAGAGGGCTATAGGGTTCATATAGCTCTAGATACAGTTTCTCTAAGGGGGCACAGCTTTACTATTAGAAGATTTAGAGAGTTTCCATATACAATAGTAGATCTTATTACTAGAGGTATGATTGATCCCGGTATAGCTGCTCTCCTATGGCTTGTGGCAGAGAATAGACAGGGGATAATATTCTATGGACCTACAGGCTCTGGAAAAACAACTCTTTTAAATGCAATTGCTATGCTGATACCTCCAGAGCTAAAGATTGTAACTGTAGAGGATACTCCTGAGATAAGACTTCCACTACACGATAACTGGGTATCAACCGTGACAAGACTTAGCAACGATCCACATATACAGAGTATTACTCTTCAGACACAGGTTGAATCTGCTATGAGACAGAGACCAGATATACTTATACTTGGTGAGATAAGATCTAGAGAGGCATACAGCTTTTTCCAAGCTGTTTCAACAGGTCATGGAGGGCTTACAACAGTTCATGCAGAAAGTGTTGAGTCTTTGATAAAAAGACTTGTTGCACCCCCTATGAGTGTCCCAAAGGCATTGGTATCAACATCTAAGCTATTTGTACAGGTTAGAAGAATTGTTGAGCAAGGCAAGGTTATTAGAAGGGTTCCATATATACATGAGGTTGATGATTATGATCCTATATCAGATAGGATTATAGTGAAGACATTAGCTATATTTAATGGTGAGAGAGGTAGATGGTTTATAGATTTAAAGAGTAGTAAGACTCTTAGAGATATAGCTGAAAATATATTGGTTAGCTATAGCGATGTTATTGAGGATCTATATAGAAGAGCACAAATACTTCTCTATGCATATAAATCTAATCTCGATCTAGTCTCTCTACACATACTTGCAAGAAGATATAGAAGAAATCCTGAGGAGACATATAGAGAGGTGTTGAAGAGTCTTGGAGGTATGGCATATGAGTTTGAAATTCTTGAAAAAGTTGAGAGAAAAACTATCTGA
- a CDS encoding Type II secretion system F domain (InterPro IPR018076~KEGG: hbu:Hbut_0212 hypothetical protein~PFAM: Type II secretion system F domain~SPTR: A2BJC3 Putative uncharacterized protein~PFAM: Bacterial type II secretion system protein F domain) encodes MREKLSDALYISLKPFEFLIYSIYRYIDPKLEIYVIGSGISPSINRYVYISSLAMLVSLIAVFIISSIYTIYVFGIAIPIAITASAILSIATIFLVLAMVIAIPRIMYSNRSRILESKAILLLMAISLLSASGLDIYSVFERIPNILGESYKYFSIEIDRARYMVRAGIPIDKVFSDIARITPSQILRELFSGLSSFSRVGGDLGKVVEGVLTRYISRYELEVERIANTLSVYTEIYVAISLLIPVLIGSLAMIFLIYPIGGISFEAIMFLSTFILIPVSSLVIAVLADVAVSRFRP; translated from the coding sequence TTGAGAGAAAAACTATCTGATGCTCTATACATATCTCTAAAACCCTTTGAATTCCTGATATATTCTATCTATAGATATATTGATCCAAAGCTTGAGATATATGTTATTGGCTCAGGAATATCTCCGAGCATCAATAGATATGTATATATATCATCACTAGCAATGCTAGTATCGCTAATAGCGGTCTTCATCATATCATCTATATATACGATCTATGTATTTGGTATAGCTATACCTATAGCTATAACAGCTTCAGCTATACTCTCTATAGCAACAATATTTCTAGTATTGGCTATGGTCATAGCTATACCCAGGATAATGTACTCTAATAGATCACGTATATTGGAGTCCAAGGCAATACTTCTTCTAATGGCTATATCTCTACTCAGTGCCTCTGGTCTAGATATATATAGTGTTTTTGAGAGAATACCAAATATTCTTGGTGAGAGCTATAAATATTTCTCTATTGAGATAGATAGAGCTAGATATATGGTTAGAGCTGGTATACCTATAGACAAGGTTTTTAGTGATATAGCTAGAATAACCCCTTCCCAAATCCTTAGAGAGCTCTTCTCAGGTCTCTCATCATTTTCTAGAGTTGGTGGTGATCTTGGAAAAGTTGTTGAAGGGGTTTTGACAAGGTATATATCTAGATATGAGTTAGAGGTTGAGAGGATAGCAAATACATTGAGTGTATATACCGAGATATATGTAGCTATATCACTACTAATACCTGTACTAATAGGTTCTCTAGCTATGATATTCCTAATATATCCAATTGGAGGAATATCGTTTGAAGCAATAATGTTTCTCTCAACATTTATCCTCATACCAGTTTCATCTCTTGTAATAGCGGTATTAGCAGATGTAGCTGTATCGAGGTTTAGGCCATGA
- a CDS encoding protein of unknown function DUF988 (InterPro IPR010387~KEGG: ppe:PEPE_1764 hypothetical protein~PFAM: protein of unknown function DUF988~SPTR: Q03DD7 Predicted membrane protein~PFAM: QueT transporter) produces MSRSIKINLRVLYGIAIAAMYIALVWMLPGISFGPWQIRVADMLNPLPYVMGFEAVLGLTIGTLIANLISFYGIWDMAIGTLCTFTYSIINYAMGRAFGYRKWLLPLIAVIDTVVVGIFIGIILFSSIAKIGEPLPMFISVIPGELVVNMAGAIIIIPIVKRYIGSR; encoded by the coding sequence ATGTCTAGATCTATAAAGATAAATCTAAGGGTGTTATACGGGATAGCTATAGCTGCTATGTATATAGCACTTGTATGGATGTTGCCAGGTATAAGCTTTGGTCCATGGCAGATAAGAGTAGCTGATATGCTAAACCCACTGCCATATGTAATGGGTTTTGAAGCTGTTCTAGGGCTAACCATAGGAACTCTAATAGCAAATCTAATATCGTTCTACGGTATATGGGATATGGCTATAGGAACTCTATGCACATTTACATACAGCATTATAAACTATGCTATGGGTAGAGCGTTTGGCTATAGAAAATGGTTACTACCACTAATAGCTGTTATAGATACTGTTGTTGTGGGGATATTTATAGGGATAATACTATTCTCATCTATAGCAAAGATAGGAGAACCACTACCAATGTTTATATCTGTTATACCGGGAGAACTTGTGGTTAATATGGCTGGAGCTATAATCATTATACCCATCGTTAAAAGATATATAGGATCTAGATAG
- a CDS encoding conserved hypothetical protein (InterPro IPR013373~KEGG: hbu:Hbut_0214 hypothetical protein~SPTR: A2BJC5 Putative uncharacterized protein~TIGRFAM: archaeal flagellin N-terminal-like domain), with amino-acid sequence MYLKRAISPIVATILLILISIAAGVILWLWISGFIAQTPTAQPALAERIRIEAVKVNTTHITIYVRNLGNLDVTISSAYILDIGGVVMDFLNISKTTIPPGEVRPVSAQVDTSSPYRSGYSYMVKVVTSSGVEAQYVFVWP; translated from the coding sequence ATGTATCTAAAGAGAGCTATATCGCCAATAGTAGCAACAATACTACTGATACTGATATCTATAGCTGCAGGAGTTATCCTATGGCTATGGATATCAGGATTCATAGCACAAACACCAACAGCACAACCAGCACTAGCTGAGAGGATAAGGATAGAAGCTGTAAAGGTTAATACAACACATATAACCATATATGTGAGAAACCTCGGCAATTTAGATGTAACAATCTCATCTGCATATATACTCGATATAGGTGGTGTAGTTATGGACTTTCTCAATATAAGTAAGACTACAATACCTCCAGGCGAGGTTAGACCTGTTTCAGCACAAGTTGACACATCTTCACCATATAGATCTGGGTATAGCTATATGGTGAAGGTTGTTACATCAAGTGGTGTTGAGGCTCAATATGTATTTGTTTGGCCATAG
- a CDS encoding transcriptional regulator, TrmB (InterPro IPR002831~KEGG: sto:ST2514 hypothetical protein~PFAM: transcriptional regulator TrmB~SPTR: Q96XK0 Putative uncharacterized protein ST2514~PFAM: Sugar-specific transcriptional regulator TrmB), with amino-acid sequence MGIDNEYIAHLSKVDVLRELDSMIDFARGSVQLKIIIALANSRNGSTVKDISIATGLRYKTVQDAIRKLVSKGLVVKESDGSIDMYRLSSEGEEYYSKLIKTINGFNDMFRSRRESRKMLLPDFIGNMVMYDHIADAIIAIATSRRGELPLTRIAEAMKLSPERAKSYLDMFSEKTSPIRLFKRFEKESRLRRVLSKIFTKLSIGVRISITQPWYRLTDDGMTVFYRHPYYLKYKKSVLATLASKLIGSAHPRIVVRFITRISLAILAISMYISLLNPYIAPIVLALSTAIIGLMFAVAHNAV; translated from the coding sequence ATGGGCATAGATAATGAGTATATTGCCCATCTATCTAAGGTTGATGTGCTTAGAGAGCTCGATTCTATGATAGATTTTGCCAGGGGGTCTGTACAGCTAAAGATTATTATTGCTCTTGCAAATTCTAGGAATGGCTCCACGGTTAAGGATATATCTATAGCTACTGGTCTGAGGTATAAAACTGTTCAGGATGCTATTAGGAAGCTTGTTTCTAAGGGTCTTGTCGTTAAGGAGTCTGACGGGAGTATTGATATGTATAGACTTTCTAGTGAGGGTGAGGAGTACTATTCTAAGCTTATAAAAACAATAAATGGATTCAACGATATGTTTAGGAGTAGGAGAGAGAGTAGAAAGATGCTTCTACCTGATTTCATAGGCAATATGGTTATGTATGACCATATAGCTGATGCAATAATAGCTATAGCAACCTCTAGAAGAGGTGAACTTCCTTTGACAAGAATTGCAGAGGCTATGAAGCTTAGTCCTGAGAGAGCAAAGTCATATCTAGATATGTTCTCTGAGAAGACAAGTCCTATAAGACTCTTTAAGAGGTTTGAGAAAGAGTCGAGGCTTAGAAGAGTCCTCTCAAAGATATTTACAAAACTTAGTATAGGTGTGAGAATAAGCATTACACAGCCCTGGTATAGACTAACAGACGATGGTATGACTGTGTTCTATAGACATCCATACTACCTAAAATATAAGAAATCAGTACTAGCAACACTAGCTTCAAAACTAATAGGATCTGCACATCCAAGAATAGTTGTAAGATTCATTACAAGAATATCCCTAGCAATACTTGCTATCTCTATGTATATATCTCTTCTAAATCCATATATAGCACCAATAGTCCTAGCACTATCAACAGCTATAATAGGGCTAATGTTTGCAGTAGCACACAATGCTGTATAA
- a CDS encoding Type II secretion system F domain (InterPro IPR018076~KEGG: hbu:Hbut_0211 hypothetical protein~PFAM: Type II secretion system F domain~SPTR: A2BJC2 Putative uncharacterized protein~PFAM: Bacterial type II secretion system protein F domain), giving the protein MSIRGRDIYMAIAIAVLMIAIYIVMPSLIAIFIGFDMYRRFTSIKIYISRGAIPFPVLASSATYLLISTIISIASESLYFIYRNRMVLINMLRKQVLDFIPLTSSYVATGASLLTSLEESAKIIGRPLSDYVYRYVEFVKMGRDPVESFDECFKIFPSDLRAILSSIAIAITSGGRVSEMLMYADRYSRQMARLEELRRNRIEGYKAVIFLAIVAFIISAIVTLVLLKTMTRIAIGTPLITGSIDIAEVVTHYYISSIVLIVISSIAISRIVYGDVVHAYKYISIISLLSGIVFSITFLYIF; this is encoded by the coding sequence ATGAGTATTAGGGGTAGAGATATTTATATGGCTATAGCTATAGCTGTTCTAATGATAGCTATCTACATTGTCATGCCATCGCTAATAGCTATATTCATAGGCTTTGATATGTATAGAAGGTTTACCTCTATAAAGATCTATATATCTAGAGGAGCAATACCATTTCCAGTTCTTGCATCTTCAGCTACATATCTATTGATAAGCACTATAATCTCCATAGCATCTGAATCTCTATACTTTATCTATAGAAATAGAATGGTTTTGATCAATATGCTTAGGAAGCAGGTACTGGATTTTATACCTCTTACATCTTCATATGTTGCAACAGGTGCATCTCTACTCACATCTCTTGAGGAATCGGCAAAAATTATTGGGAGACCTCTAAGTGACTATGTATATAGATATGTTGAGTTTGTTAAGATGGGTAGAGACCCTGTGGAATCCTTTGATGAGTGTTTCAAGATTTTTCCAAGTGATTTAAGAGCTATTCTATCGTCTATAGCTATAGCTATAACTAGTGGTGGAAGGGTATCAGAGATGCTTATGTATGCAGATAGATATAGTAGACAGATGGCAAGACTTGAGGAGCTTAGGAGGAATAGGATTGAGGGATATAAAGCAGTTATATTTTTAGCTATAGTAGCATTTATCATAAGTGCAATTGTAACCCTGGTACTGCTAAAGACAATGACTAGAATAGCTATTGGAACACCTCTAATAACAGGTTCTATAGATATTGCAGAAGTTGTAACACACTACTATATCTCTTCAATAGTATTAATAGTTATATCATCTATAGCTATATCGAGAATTGTCTATGGCGATGTGGTACACGCATATAAATATATATCAATAATTTCTCTCCTATCAGGAATAGTATTCTCAATAACATTTCTATATATATTCTAA
- a CDS encoding ABC transporter related (COGs: COG1122 ABC-type cobalt transport system ATPase component~InterPro IPR003439:IPR003593:IPR017871~KEGG: smr:Smar_0390 ABC transporter related~PFAM: ABC transporter related~SMART: AAA ATPase~SPTR: A3DLJ2 ABC transporter related~PFAM: ABC transporter) has translation MSIDIRNLSVDIGTKKILSNISISFGSGLHIVFGRNGAGKTTLFRAIAGLIKFSGDILVNGVSIRSLGRRELSKVIGYVWQNPYYGFIETSVKAEIEAILNILGVEGDWSIAEILVPRYLWDRDPSTLSGGEARRVSIASVLIADQPIWLLDEPFTNLDSDGVEALLRVIDMGRRKGKTIVIALHETFYAYLLKPDTVTILDGGRVVYRDVWSSIEDSILRRYGLIPIGDICAGYSHRRDTHV, from the coding sequence TTGTCAATAGATATTAGGAATCTTAGTGTTGATATAGGTACTAAGAAGATTTTGAGCAATATATCGATATCCTTTGGTAGTGGTCTCCACATAGTTTTTGGGAGAAATGGTGCTGGAAAAACCACTCTGTTTAGAGCTATAGCTGGTTTGATTAAGTTTTCTGGAGATATACTGGTTAATGGCGTTAGTATTAGGAGTCTCGGTAGAAGAGAGCTGTCGAAGGTTATTGGATATGTATGGCAGAATCCCTACTATGGATTTATAGAGACATCTGTAAAGGCGGAGATAGAGGCTATTCTAAATATACTTGGTGTTGAGGGTGATTGGAGTATTGCTGAGATTCTAGTGCCTAGATATCTATGGGATAGAGATCCATCTACGCTTAGCGGTGGTGAGGCTAGGAGAGTATCTATAGCATCTGTATTGATAGCAGATCAACCTATATGGCTATTAGATGAACCTTTTACTAATCTTGATAGCGATGGTGTTGAGGCTCTGCTTAGAGTTATAGATATGGGTAGGAGGAAGGGAAAGACAATTGTTATAGCTTTGCATGAGACGTTCTATGCATATCTATTGAAGCCAGATACAGTTACTATACTCGATGGTGGGAGGGTTGTGTATAGAGATGTGTGGAGCTCTATAGAAGACTCAATACTTAGGAGATACGGCTTAATCCCAATTGGTGATATATGTGCTGGATATAGTCATAGAAGAGATACTCATGTTTAG
- a CDS encoding hypothetical protein (KEGG: smr:Smar_0391 hypothetical protein) yields the protein MFRERYRPRKDVFYIELIAMAISIAFPYIVKDIIVATIYSFLYPLTLAILGLRKSSLYTLASYALLTLFLIPMAVVFHGDIENVYRFTLVALSTLSIGILILSTLHPTIFRNNIYLYLLAIMLNNTLKEVRDIATVFRAKGEQGLKLYTRIIITSIIITFTKIETLIDSLKARGIEIE from the coding sequence ATGTTTAGAGAGAGGTATAGACCGAGGAAAGATGTTTTCTATATAGAGCTAATAGCTATGGCAATATCAATAGCATTTCCATATATAGTCAAAGACATTATAGTTGCAACTATATACAGCTTTCTATATCCATTAACACTAGCTATACTAGGTCTAAGAAAATCATCTCTATATACACTAGCATCATACGCACTACTAACACTATTCCTAATACCAATGGCAGTAGTCTTCCACGGGGATATAGAAAATGTCTATAGATTCACATTGGTAGCACTATCAACACTATCCATAGGAATACTAATACTATCAACACTACACCCAACAATATTCAGAAACAACATATATCTATACCTATTAGCAATAATGCTAAACAACACATTGAAAGAGGTAAGAGATATAGCAACAGTATTCAGAGCAAAGGGAGAACAAGGACTAAAGCTATACACAAGAATAATAATAACATCGATAATAATAACATTCACAAAAATAGAAACACTAATAGACTCACTAAAAGCTCGGGGAATAGAAATAGAATAG
- a CDS encoding hypothetical protein (KEGG: hbu:Hbut_0140 hypothetical protein~SPTR: A2BJ52 Putative uncharacterized protein), whose product MELERDYIYISLYLWKRDSFSGDSLRAVSEYTATIIMIIITLVIGATMVLYINSIADRYYSALATRLTAVEGGSIDIMVSHIDRNNNIVTIIATGSQAIQIYAVYINETLTICTLYRDDGSRDTINGVNRVYVPQLSIASIQCPCPTASCVLCNIKIIYSGGEIYAMASKI is encoded by the coding sequence ATGGAGCTGGAGAGAGACTATATATACATATCTTTATATCTCTGGAAAAGAGATAGTTTCTCTGGTGATAGTTTGAGAGCTGTTAGCGAATATACAGCAACAATTATAATGATAATAATAACTCTTGTCATAGGAGCGACAATGGTTCTATACATAAACAGTATTGCAGATAGATACTACAGCGCCTTGGCAACAAGACTTACAGCTGTAGAGGGAGGCTCTATAGATATTATGGTGAGCCACATAGATAGAAACAACAATATTGTGACAATAATAGCTACAGGAAGCCAAGCAATACAGATATATGCTGTATACATAAACGAAACACTAACAATATGCACACTATATAGAGACGACGGCTCAAGAGACACTATAAACGGTGTAAACAGGGTATATGTCCCACAGCTATCAATAGCATCAATACAATGCCCATGCCCAACAGCCAGCTGCGTCCTATGCAACATAAAGATTATTTATAGCGGGGGAGAGATATATGCAATGGCATCAAAGATATAG